One Argentina anserina chromosome 6, drPotAnse1.1, whole genome shotgun sequence genomic window, AGTGCTACTTCTTTGTTGGTGTGCTAAGTTGTTTCACATGCTCATCAGTAGATATAATTGAAAGACCTTTGTTGTTTCACACAAGCGATCAAGGTTTAAACATAAATTGTCTcaccaaaatcaaaaacacctATGTTTCTGTCAAATGGAGGAGGGCCTGGTTGTGGTTGACAGTAGGTACTAGGTAACATTCACGTACATTTCTGAATGTGTTAGTTTCCACGTACAACTTCCTTTTTTAGTAATTTTGGGCCCAAATGCCGTGAATTGGTCGGAAGTCTGATTCAGCTAACTGCATTTCATCATAAGCATTTGGGCTCTGTGCTGACACAATGTGATAGAGGAATAGTAGGACAAAACTAGATGGGAAAAATGCCAAGataaacaactcaaaacaagaagcTAGGTTGTGTTTTTCTATTGGGAAAACTGAGTAGGTTGCAATAACAAAGAAGAGCTGTGAAAACGGGGGACTTGACAAAAAATATGAACtgccacatatatatatatatatataacaattttGAAGAAGATTGGGAAAGAACAAGtaggttttcttttttcgaCACAGAACAAGCAGGTTGTTGCTGGTTAGCTAGctctatatatttatataataaaactGATAGTGTAACTGTAACGactccaaaatttcgagcctaaaaactcaaaatttcaaaatcgttaaacactaaacaatttcaatgaaatcgaaatcatttaaaatgccacagcggatcatcactgagttcaaatacaactcagtcaaaccgattattacaaaccaaattataattcaacattataacaaatggaatgtataatcctcacaacaacctcacaagatagtcacacaaaatcctcacacaagctggagagaaataacttcaagtcctctgaacggtccgtcaattcccgctaatccacacctgcggagttatccactacaccatcgaattggtgcaccgggattgtaaacacaaacccggtaagctttacagctcgtatgagtaaaatgaaaatataactcgcatattaatatatatatacgaaaatccacaaatcaaacaaatataaatgcactcaaaatttcaatggacggcccatctggttgtcccaaggaaatatgaaaagaagcgctcatgagaaattaagtaattcatctggttacccaaatgcaattataatacgggtaccaagaacgctggtacacatctgttacccctcttgtagtacaccgctgatattggatagccacccgctacccaacatccaacaatctgagtacccatgagtcgataaccacccgttacctcacatgcagtactaaggcagacagactagagctctaactgtatcgtaactttcgcccggacaaaggctaggttccgacttgccaaacacgtacaataatctcacatcatattgtaccaaatcaagtccgaagtcaaatcaacattttaacaatatcaatgttaaaatcacgtacaataagctcacatcatattgtaccaaaatcaagtccgaagacaaatcaacattttaacaatctcaatgttaaaatcacgtacaataatctcacatcatattgtaccaaatcaagtccgaagtcaaatcaacattttaacaatatcaatgttaaaatcacgtacaataatctcacatcatattgtaccaaaatcaagtccgaagacaaatcaacattttaacaatctcaatgttaaaatcacgtataataatctcacatcatattgtaccaaaatcaaaatcacatgttcGATAacatcttgtcatcaaaatgacatcatcacaataaaaatcataacagtatattatatagcaaactatatacatgtgtatttatttaccatttatacaatatatatataatccgctatatcttatacatgttataattttataaacacgtccgaagacaaaacgtttaacacaCATCttaaaaatcatgtacaatttAATTCACATACTCgtcatataattctcgtcatcgaaatgactaattccaatgaattcataacagtatatagtatagcaaactatatatataagtatttatttaccatttatacgaatatatatattccactatatcatatacatgttgtatttcaatatttaaaactcttgcaaaatcttagaatcaccgcaagggtagattcgtaaatatgtgagattttactcatattatcgactcgagcgtgaATCCACAATTTTCGtcgataattcctttccttgatttatcgatcaccttgaaaagataagaaaaggatttagaaacgtttcgtaaacctttaaatgccgtaacagtaataatcggttactgttcagcaattttcggttttacgaatttactattcactgttgcTATTCAcgggtactgttcatgtattactgtacaaataaacaataatacgtatttctgtacgtatacatactttttacgtatttctgtacgtatacatactgtttacgtatttctgtacgtatacatactgtttacgtatttctgtacgtatacatactgtttacgtatttctgtacgtatacatactattcaaatgtaaatacaatctcagtaattaaaatttactaaattaccttttacaaattactttttacaattactgaaagtaatttatatttacatttaccgtacgtaaaatttaatttacatttactctacgtaaataaaatttacatttacatttaccgtacgtaagtaaattaccaaaatacccttctggaatactgttcatgcgccgccgcacgtggcggcgcgtggggtgcacgcgccacctctggcaggccgcgcgtggggcccacgcgccgaacCCAAAACCGGTGCGTAGCACGTCACCGCCGCCTcatttctctccttctcttcctcctcttcctccccactgCCTCACGCCCCCTCTAGGCCACCCCAcgcactcacacgcgccgcctaaggcagcGGTGCTCAACCCTCACCTACACCTCCGATCCTCTCCAAAAACCTCCCAATTCATCCAAAAACATCACACAATCGTCACACAAACATCTCAACATGATTTAAATGcatccttacctagatcgaaGTCCAAATTGCGTTGGAAACAATCGAATCGTCAACAAGCTTCGCGCAGGAACTTCCCTCGTCGATGCGGCTCTTTGGCGGCGAGAGACGAGGCACTGCGTGCTAGGGAGGGGCGGTGGAGGGTCTCGCGATGCCCTAGGGAACGATGGTGAGGGACACAGCAGCTTGGAGGCGACGATCGGGGTGCGAGGCAGAGGGAGGCTCGGGGTGAGAGAGAGTTCTCCGCGGCGAGACGGAGCGCCGCAAGCTCGGGGTCGACTGCGGAGGAGTGGGTGATGCCTCTGGGCTAGGCGGTGTGCACCACGGCGGCCGGTCGCTGAGGTTGTAGGCGAAGCTCGATGGAGGGAGGGAGAgcgatcggggagagagagtcgcgagaggagagagagagaaaatgggggcgggtgaagggtttccagaaatggaaatcATAATCCCTAAAATGTTCTATTTATACcaatttctaaaatcggaaccCAACTTCattcgttaataacttttacgttcgacgtccgattcgaacgcgtcacatatccacgaactcgtatcgacgagtcctacaactttcgtgaagaaagttttcacaaacgatcgacggaataaaagtcgatatatacgttgcggaaacgtaatgttttttttgaattaaacgttccgagaacgttcccgtttctcgtttcataaagtcgcaaccaatcacacttaaatattgtttgaaaaaaaaattagggttattacagtagCTTTCATATCTCCTGATGAAATGCATGATCAACCAAACCTATCTCTTCCGGTGAGCCTTGCCGTCTGCGTGGAAGTTCTCCATCTCAATTCAAATTGTGCTGAGAGCGCAGGAATGGAACCAATTCATGAAAAATCTGACCAACACAGTGATTCAGCAAATGTGAATACAAATTGTATTAAGAATTGAAGATGCTAGTATGTCTGTGGTTTCAATCTGAGTTTGAGACAAAACTCAGAATTTGGCTATGGAAATTCACTGGCAGAAACAAACAGGGATATAATATATTTGGAATATGAAATCTACTAAGTCACTAGCGAGAGTTCAGCTATAGAAATTCACTAGCAGAAATTACTTGATGCTTCAACCTTCCCTCAATCTGCCCTTTTCCAAACTCCTTTCTCATCACATTGGTCGAAACTTAGTTTGGGACATTTGTAAATCTCCAAGTACGTCAAGTTTGGAAACCGGTTTTTCAGCATTGTCCAATCCATTTGCAGTTCATCCAACAACTTCAgatgcaccatttggacattTGTCCATTGTCCACACTTTGCGCTGCTGTGACAAAAATCTGATAGTTTTCCTCCTTTGATATAGAGCTTCTTTACTTTACCAAGTAGCTTTGGTTTCAACCAATCTGGCATATTACTTCCAGGGAAGTAATGGAGATCAAGTTTTTCCAAAACACAGGTCAGTGGTGAATCAGACGCAATTGATGGCGGTGTTGTTATATTTTCCATCCGGGTCTGCTTCTCGGAGGGAACCCTCTGGAGATTTTGATTTGCAGAATTATCGTATGACCATGATATGGATAGGGACCGGAGGTTTTTGAACGTTTCCAAAGAATCAAGCTCTCTTTCTGCTGTTTTAGCTTCCTTTATGTCTATGCGGATACTCAGCTTTCTTAGATTTTCCAATTTCGACAAGTCCTCTAGCTTACAGTCATGTCCTCCAAATCTAGATTTACTGATCACAAACCCTTCAAGGACTTGGAGTTGTGAGAGTGAAGCAAGTCCCTTGGGCATGCAGCTTATTAGGTAACACTCGTGCATATTCAAGTGTGTCAGACTCTTGAGTGAGCCTATCCCGTGTGGGAGTTTTTCCAAGTCACTGCATCCATTCAAGTTCAGGATTCTTAGATTGCGGGCTTTGCAAATTGAAGAGGGAAGCTCTGTGATTCTAGAGACTCCTTGGAGGCTCAAGTACCGGAGAAGTCTCATACTCTTCAAGTGTTTCAGAAATTCACTGTCCTCTACTTCAATGAGATGCTCTGCTGAGCTTTGCCATCTTCCGAGCTGCAGAACTTTGATGTTTCTAATCTTGGAGAACCACTTTGATCTGAAATAAAGATTATGGTCGCTGACATTGATAATACTCTTGATATTTTCCTGACTTAAATGGAAAGGCAATTCGCGTATATTTGATCCTTCTACAGT contains:
- the LOC126796913 gene encoding disease resistance RPP13-like protein 4, whose product is MSRRTLVTTSFKTPYVSLDLVSFLKSRQVTPFQIFNDVIMPDFEGHISKGNLSTNNDENHDIKSKLQAIQNDLIYIGEACKRLQIWEDDVNSAIKELALQSLDDAFKERTSALENSDRTNVLQNKLDRTCSIVSRLKKLVYSPSVKFSSDNLQLSNTPTIGKEQQSLNTEDIEEIYNGLDETLKQCFLCFSVYPEDAVIKKKVLIHWWVGEEFIETLSKEGKTAEETGDEIFKLFVEKSLIQPVYKMRRPGADSCSMKPTTREAVIKLAKKAEFFTAHTNGNPTDELSSSKRSCLVRTVEGSNIRELPFHLSQENIKSIINVSDHNLYFRSKWFSKIRNIKVLQLGRWQSSAEHLIEVEDSEFLKHLKSMRLLRYLSLQGVSRITELPSSICKARNLRILNLNGCSDLEKLPHGIGSLKSLTHLNMHECYLISCMPKGLASLSQLQVLEGFVISKSRFGGHDCKLEDLSKLENLRKLSIRIDIKEAKTAERELDSLETFKNLRSLSISWSYDNSANQNLQRVPSEKQTRMENITTPPSIASDSPLTCVLEKLDLHYFPGSNMPDWLKPKLLGKVKKLYIKGGKLSDFCHSSAKCGQWTNVQMVHLKLLDELQMDWTMLKNRFPNLTYLEIYKCPKLSFDQCDEKGVWKRAD